In Pseudomonas sp. R76, one genomic interval encodes:
- the lolD gene encoding lipoprotein-releasing ABC transporter ATP-binding protein LolD codes for MSEKAILSCRNLGKSYEEGPESVVVLSNLQLELHPGERVAIVGSSGSGKSTLLNLLGGLDTPSQGSVWLAGEELSALGEKARGQLRNRSLGFVYQFHHLLPEFTALENVCMPLLIGKTAIPEARQRAKALLERVGLGHRLEHKPAELSGGERQRVAIARALVNNPGLVMLDEPTGNLDSHTAQGIKDLMLELSTQMRTAFLVVTHDMSMARQMDRVLHLQEGHLVAI; via the coding sequence ATGAGTGAAAAAGCAATCTTGAGCTGCCGCAACCTGGGCAAATCCTACGAGGAAGGCCCGGAGTCCGTAGTGGTGCTGTCCAACCTGCAGCTTGAACTTCATCCTGGCGAGCGCGTGGCGATCGTCGGCAGTTCCGGTTCCGGCAAAAGTACCTTGCTCAACCTCTTGGGCGGCCTGGATACGCCTTCCCAGGGCAGCGTGTGGCTGGCGGGTGAAGAACTTTCGGCCCTCGGTGAGAAGGCGCGTGGCCAACTGCGTAACCGGTCGCTGGGCTTTGTGTACCAGTTCCACCACTTGCTGCCGGAATTCACCGCGCTGGAAAACGTGTGCATGCCGCTGCTGATCGGCAAAACCGCGATCCCGGAAGCCCGCCAGCGTGCCAAGGCGTTGCTGGAACGCGTCGGCCTCGGCCATCGCCTGGAGCACAAACCGGCCGAACTGTCCGGCGGCGAGCGCCAGCGTGTGGCCATCGCCCGTGCCCTGGTCAACAACCCAGGCCTGGTGATGCTCGACGAACCCACCGGCAACCTCGACTCCCACACCGCCCAGGGCATCAAGGACTTGATGCTGGAACTGAGCACCCAGATGCGCACCGCTTTCCTGGTGGTCACCCATGACATGAGCATGGCCCGCCAGATGGACCGTGTGCTGCACCTGCAGGAAGGTCACTTGGTCGCCATCTGA
- a CDS encoding lipoprotein-releasing ABC transporter permease subunit — protein MFRPLSIFIGTRYTRAKRRNRFVSFISMTSMIGLALGVLAMIVVLSVMNGFQREMSSRILGMVPHATIVGVNPIDDWQPVAAAAMKNPQVTAAVPFTQMDGMFSYKGAMQPIEISGVDPAQEGKVSIVAQHIVRGKLEDLKAGEFGVVIGDITARRFRLNVGDKLTLIVPEISSAPGGITPRMQRLNVVGIFKVGAELDGSMALINMADAAEIQHWQPNQVQSVRLAVKDLYAAPKVSADIAASLGTAYKPDDWTHTQGSLFSAMKMEKTMIGLLLLMIVAVAAFNIIATLIMVVNDKGADIAILRTIGATPRQIMAIFMVQGTVIGVVGTLIGGVLGVIAALNVSELVGWLERVSGQHIFSSDVYFVSNLPSELQGGDVLLICTAGFVLSFLATIYPAYRAAKIEPAHALRYS, from the coding sequence ATGTTCAGACCGTTATCGATTTTCATCGGCACGCGCTATACCCGCGCAAAGCGCCGCAACCGTTTTGTTTCGTTTATCTCGATGACCTCGATGATCGGCCTCGCCCTGGGCGTGCTGGCAATGATCGTGGTGCTGTCGGTGATGAACGGCTTTCAGCGTGAGATGAGCTCGCGCATCCTCGGCATGGTGCCCCACGCCACCATCGTCGGCGTGAACCCGATTGACGACTGGCAGCCCGTGGCCGCTGCGGCGATGAAGAACCCGCAAGTCACCGCTGCGGTGCCGTTCACGCAGATGGACGGCATGTTCTCCTACAAGGGCGCGATGCAGCCGATCGAAATCAGCGGCGTCGACCCGGCCCAGGAAGGCAAGGTCTCGATCGTGGCCCAGCACATCGTGCGCGGCAAACTGGAAGACCTGAAAGCCGGCGAATTCGGCGTGGTCATCGGCGACATCACCGCACGGCGTTTCCGCCTGAACGTGGGCGACAAGCTGACCCTGATCGTGCCGGAAATCAGCAGCGCACCGGGCGGCATCACCCCACGCATGCAGCGTTTGAACGTGGTCGGTATCTTCAAGGTTGGCGCCGAACTGGATGGCTCGATGGCCCTGATCAACATGGCCGACGCCGCCGAGATCCAGCATTGGCAGCCAAACCAGGTGCAAAGCGTGCGCCTGGCGGTGAAAGACCTGTACGCAGCGCCCAAGGTCTCGGCGGATATCGCCGCCAGCCTGGGCACGGCCTACAAGCCGGACGACTGGACCCACACCCAGGGTAGCCTGTTCAGCGCGATGAAGATGGAAAAAACCATGATCGGCCTGCTGTTGCTGATGATCGTCGCCGTCGCCGCGTTCAACATCATCGCCACATTGATCATGGTGGTGAACGACAAGGGCGCTGACATCGCGATCCTGCGCACTATCGGCGCCACGCCACGGCAGATCATGGCGATCTTCATGGTGCAGGGCACGGTCATCGGCGTTGTCGGCACCCTGATCGGCGGCGTGCTGGGCGTGATCGCGGCGCTGAACGTGAGTGAGCTGGTGGGCTGGCTGGAGCGCGTGAGCGGGCAGCATATATTCAGTTCGGACGTGTATTTCGTCAGTAACCTGCCTTCGGAACTGCAGGGCGGCGATGTGCTGCTGATTTGCACGGCCGGGTTTGTGTTGAGCTTTTTGGCGACGATCTACCCGGCGTATCGGGCGGCGAAGATTGAGCCGGCGCATGCCCTCAGGTATTCGTAA
- a CDS encoding lipoprotein-releasing ABC transporter permease subunit: protein MFRPLFVFIGTRYTRAKRRNHFVSFISLTSIIGLALGVVVMIVVLSVMNGFDHEMRTRVLGMVPHATIEGDSPISDWPSLADKVKQNPKVVAVAPFTQMQGLLTNDGKVQKILLNGIDPAQERNVSIIDKFMLQGKLDDLAPGSFGIVIGDKAAAKLGVGVGDKLTFVAPEVTVTPAGMFPRMKRFTVVGTFHVGAGEIDGYLGLTNLTDLARLHRWKPDQVQGLRLKFSDLFDAPRTAWEIAQHLGESQYYARDWTRTHGNLYQAIRMEKAMIGLLLLLIVAVAAFNIISTLVMVVNDKKGDIAILRTLGATPGQIMAIFMVQGTVIGVVGTLIGTAVGILAALNVSAAIAALEKVIGHKFLNADVYFIDYLPSQVQAQDVLMVGGAALLLSFLATLYPAWRAARTQPAQALRYE, encoded by the coding sequence ATGTTCAGACCTCTCTTCGTATTTATCGGCACGCGTTATACCCGTGCAAAGCGTCGCAATCATTTTGTGTCGTTCATTTCCTTGACCTCGATTATCGGGCTCGCCTTGGGCGTGGTCGTGATGATCGTGGTGCTGTCGGTGATGAACGGCTTCGATCATGAGATGCGCACCCGCGTGCTGGGCATGGTGCCCCACGCGACCATCGAGGGCGATTCGCCCATCAGCGACTGGCCTAGCCTGGCCGACAAGGTCAAGCAGAACCCCAAGGTGGTGGCCGTTGCGCCGTTTACCCAGATGCAGGGGCTGCTGACCAACGACGGCAAAGTGCAGAAAATCCTGCTCAATGGCATCGATCCGGCCCAGGAACGCAACGTCTCGATCATCGACAAGTTCATGCTGCAGGGCAAGCTCGACGACCTGGCGCCCGGCAGCTTCGGCATCGTGATCGGCGACAAGGCTGCGGCCAAGCTCGGCGTGGGCGTCGGCGACAAGCTGACCTTCGTCGCGCCGGAAGTCACCGTGACCCCGGCCGGCATGTTCCCGCGCATGAAGCGCTTTACCGTGGTCGGCACCTTCCACGTCGGCGCCGGCGAGATCGACGGCTACCTAGGCCTGACCAACCTCACCGACCTGGCCCGCCTGCATCGCTGGAAGCCGGATCAGGTGCAGGGCCTGCGCCTCAAGTTCAGCGACCTGTTCGACGCACCGCGTACCGCCTGGGAAATCGCCCAGCACCTGGGCGAATCCCAGTACTACGCCCGCGACTGGACCCGCACCCACGGCAACCTCTACCAGGCCATCCGCATGGAAAAAGCCATGATCGGCCTGCTGTTGCTGCTGATTGTCGCCGTCGCCGCCTTCAACATCATTTCTACGCTGGTGATGGTGGTGAACGACAAGAAGGGCGATATCGCCATCCTGCGTACCCTGGGCGCCACGCCGGGGCAGATCATGGCGATCTTCATGGTGCAGGGCACCGTGATCGGCGTGGTCGGCACCTTGATCGGCACTGCGGTCGGCATCCTCGCCGCGCTGAATGTCAGCGCCGCCATTGCCGCGCTGGAAAAAGTCATCGGCCACAAGTTTCTCAACGCCGACGTCTACTTCATCGACTACTTGCCGTCCCAGGTTCAGGCCCAGGACGTGTTGATGGTGGGCGGCGCTGCGTTGCTCCTGAGTTTCCTTGCCACCCTGTATCCAGCCTGGCGCGCGGCACGTACCCAGCCAGCACAGGCCTTACGTTATGAGTGA
- a CDS encoding PilZ domain-containing protein — MSTLDEEERREYYRIDDMIALQISTLSAPEAASKEVLLDDSPLFNLLSELHLSEFEAQHLLRQINEKDRSLAAFLKVQNKRVDLLSQIMARGLLDEVGAPQPVILSEGGIDFQHPTPLAPDTHLAVKLVLMPQALGLLLRARVTHCDAKGDGFDVGTEFESMTDAQRQLLARYILQKQAQERRLAREQSDAQDT, encoded by the coding sequence ATGTCGACATTAGATGAAGAAGAACGCCGCGAATACTACCGTATCGACGACATGATCGCACTTCAAATCAGCACCCTCTCTGCCCCCGAAGCGGCGAGCAAGGAAGTGTTGCTGGATGATTCGCCGCTATTCAATCTGCTCAGCGAATTGCACCTCAGCGAATTCGAAGCCCAGCACCTGCTGCGCCAGATCAACGAGAAGGATCGCAGCCTGGCCGCCTTCCTCAAAGTCCAGAACAAACGTGTGGACTTGCTCAGCCAGATCATGGCGCGCGGCCTGCTCGATGAGGTGGGCGCGCCGCAGCCGGTAATCCTTTCCGAGGGCGGTATCGACTTCCAGCACCCAACGCCGCTGGCGCCCGACACGCACCTGGCAGTCAAGCTGGTATTGATGCCCCAGGCGCTCGGCTTGCTGCTGCGTGCCCGCGTGACGCATTGCGATGCCAAGGGCGACGGTTTTGATGTGGGCACGGAATTCGAGTCCATGACCGACGCCCAACGCCAATTGCTGGCGCGCTACATCCTGCAGAAACAAGCCCAGGAACGACGCCTGGCGCGGGAACAGAGCGACGCCCAAGACACCTGA